The Paenibacillus polymyxa M1 DNA segment TCCTGGTGTATGACCAGCAGTATCTATAACTAAGATCCCCCCACAGAAGGGCAATTCCTCTCCGGCAACGATGGTGGAGTTTACAATAGCCTTTGGGGGATTTTCAAGTGTACGCCGGAATGCATATCTCCACTCTACTGGAACGGATTCAGGCATGGAGCTTACAGCTTGATCTATTGCTTCTGGGGTTAGCTTAATAAGCTGTTTTTCTCCCTGTATATAAGGCTTTTCGATAGAACTGGCTAATACTTGAACTAGGGAGGAAGAAGCCCGGATTATATCTGCTAAACTGCCAATATGGTCAAGATCCTGGTGTGTTATTAATATGGAGGTAAGTTTATGGATTGCTAATCCGGTATCTAGAATAGCTTCATTTAAAAGTGAGAGTTGCCCTGGGTAAGCTGTATCAACTAAAATCATGTTGTCTTCGTCCCACATTAAGGTGGGGTGAATGCTCTCTATACTTCCCATGATATTAGCAGAAACCTGGAGCATGTGTATTCCTTTGTCTAATTGCATCGAATCCCTCCCATAAGAGTTGATGTAATACAAAGGAATCTTATCACGTAATCCAAATATGTAAACCTATATCATAACATAAAAATAATTATTTGTAAATATATAGAATACTACATTTGTGTGACGGTTAGGAGCGATGACGTGAAGAAAATTTATTTTGTTAGACATGCCCAAGCAACTGGACAGGAACCAGATGCCCGACTCACCGATGAAGGTAAACGACAAGCTGAGCAGTTGGCTGATTTTATGGAGAATGTAGGTGTGGAATATATTGTGTCCAGTCCATGGAAACGGGCCGTGCGAACCATTCAGCCCTTGGCTGAGCGTAGACATTTGCAGGTATATACTGATCTACGTCTTCAGGAACGTGTACTATGCCGTGATCATCTGGATCATT contains these protein-coding regions:
- a CDS encoding MBL fold metallo-hydrolase gives rise to the protein MQLDKGIHMLQVSANIMGSIESIHPTLMWDEDNMILVDTAYPGQLSLLNEAILDTGLAIHKLTSILITHQDLDHIGSLADIIRASSSLVQVLASSIEKPYIQGEKQLIKLTPEAIDQAVSSMPESVPVEWRYAFRRTLENPPKAIVNSTIVAGEELPFCGGILVIDTAGHTPGHLSFYHKFSQTLIAGDALRVVSGKLLAPDPQYCCDFNIAKESLKNLLPYDIKKVICFHGGLYEGNCNQRISEICES